A genomic segment from Actinoplanes sichuanensis encodes:
- the eccD gene encoding type VII secretion integral membrane protein EccD encodes MSVGLARVTISAPQRRVDVALPEQVPLAELLPEVLRHAGEGLADEGERHGGWVLRRGDGVALATAQGLHPQGVRDGEVLHLVPAGEEWPELEYDDVVEAIAEGARQRGGVWTPAASRTATLAAAAVPLGLGIPALLAAGSGGVPGVVGLGVAILLTLVGTVASRAYGDARAGIALGGYALPYAFAGGALLITSYGTGGVLAPVPWMGGPELLAGSVAVLLVSALAGAGVAAGARFFTAGVTVGLLGAVTAATGLFTTAAGGAAILISALVCGIGMLPLLAVRFGRTPLPPIALPPGTESVTDETPRAGADTVRKLPERGAVFASVARTDELLAGMLLGHAVLAVGAFAVLATAGTLASRALIAVSSLALLLRSRLFVTRRHRVPVLAAGLAGGAALGVDLLTGAGDALPVVIAGAVLVALVTVVAGARYADRPPSPYLGRAADIVDALIVVSVIPVACAVTGLYSAVSGLT; translated from the coding sequence GTGAGCGTCGGTCTGGCCCGCGTGACCATCAGCGCGCCGCAACGGCGGGTCGACGTGGCCCTCCCCGAGCAGGTGCCCCTGGCCGAGTTGCTGCCGGAGGTCCTGCGACACGCCGGCGAAGGCCTCGCCGACGAGGGCGAGCGGCACGGCGGATGGGTGCTGCGGCGCGGCGACGGCGTCGCCCTGGCGACCGCGCAAGGTCTACACCCTCAGGGTGTACGGGACGGAGAAGTGCTCCACCTGGTGCCGGCCGGGGAGGAGTGGCCGGAGCTCGAATACGACGACGTGGTCGAGGCCATCGCCGAGGGCGCCCGGCAGCGTGGCGGTGTGTGGACCCCGGCCGCCAGTCGTACGGCCACCCTGGCGGCGGCCGCGGTACCTCTCGGCCTCGGCATCCCGGCCCTGCTCGCGGCCGGCTCCGGCGGCGTGCCGGGGGTGGTCGGGCTCGGCGTTGCGATCCTTCTCACTCTTGTCGGGACGGTTGCCTCCCGGGCGTACGGGGATGCCCGCGCCGGCATCGCACTCGGCGGATACGCGCTGCCCTACGCGTTCGCCGGTGGGGCACTCCTGATCACCTCGTACGGGACCGGTGGTGTGCTCGCCCCGGTGCCCTGGATGGGCGGGCCGGAACTGCTCGCCGGTTCGGTCGCGGTCCTGCTCGTGTCCGCACTCGCCGGGGCCGGAGTGGCGGCCGGTGCGCGGTTCTTCACCGCCGGTGTCACGGTCGGGCTGCTCGGGGCGGTCACCGCGGCCACCGGCCTGTTCACCACGGCCGCCGGTGGGGCCGCGATCCTGATCTCGGCACTGGTCTGCGGGATCGGGATGCTGCCGCTGCTCGCGGTGCGGTTCGGGCGGACGCCACTGCCGCCGATCGCCCTGCCCCCGGGCACCGAGTCGGTCACTGACGAGACGCCCCGGGCCGGCGCCGACACGGTTCGTAAGCTGCCTGAGCGCGGGGCGGTTTTCGCTTCGGTGGCCCGTACCGATGAGCTCCTGGCCGGCATGCTCCTCGGCCACGCCGTGCTGGCCGTCGGCGCCTTCGCCGTGCTCGCCACCGCCGGGACGCTCGCGTCCCGTGCGTTGATCGCGGTCAGTTCGCTCGCGCTGCTGCTTCGTTCGCGCCTTTTCGTCACCCGCCGGCACCGGGTGCCGGTGCTCGCCGCGGGCCTCGCCGGAGGCGCCGCCCTCGGCGTCGACCTGCTCACCGGGGCGGGCGACGCCCTACCCGTGGTGATCGCCGGGGCCGTCCTGGTCGCGCTGGTCACCGTCGTGGCCGGAGCGCGGTACGCGGATCGGCCGCCGTCGCCCTACCTGGGCCGGGCCGCCGACATCGTGGATGCCCTGATCGTCGTCTCGGTCATCCCGGTCGCGTGCGCGGTGACCGGTCTCTACAGCGCCGTCTCCGGCCTGACCTGA
- a CDS encoding inorganic diphosphatase, producing MDFDVLVEIPKGQRNKYEVDHKTGRIRLDRTLFTATQYPADYGYIEGTLGQDGDPLDALVLIQEPTFPGCLVRARAIGMYRMTDEKGRDDKVICVPFEDPRQEHLRDIHHLGEFDRLEIQHFFQVYKDLEPGKSVEGATWVGRIEAEAEIRASFKREEAAQAEGEHGEH from the coding sequence ATGGATTTCGACGTCTTGGTTGAGATCCCCAAGGGGCAGCGCAACAAGTACGAGGTGGACCACAAGACCGGACGTATCCGGCTGGACCGGACCCTCTTCACCGCGACACAGTATCCCGCGGACTACGGCTACATCGAGGGCACCCTCGGGCAGGATGGCGACCCGCTGGACGCTCTGGTGCTGATCCAGGAGCCGACCTTCCCCGGCTGTCTGGTCCGCGCCCGCGCGATCGGGATGTACCGGATGACCGACGAGAAGGGCCGCGACGACAAGGTCATCTGCGTGCCGTTCGAGGACCCGCGCCAGGAGCACCTGCGCGACATCCACCACCTGGGCGAGTTCGACCGCCTGGAGATCCAGCACTTCTTCCAGGTCTACAAGGACCTGGAGCCGGGCAAGTCGGTCGAGGGCGCGACCTGGGTCGGCCGGATCGAGGCCGAGGCCGAGATCCGTGCCTCCTTCAAGCGTGAGGAAGCCGCCCAGGCCGAGGGCGAGCACGGCGAGCACTGA
- the dacB gene encoding D-alanyl-D-alanine carboxypeptidase/D-alanyl-D-alanine endopeptidase, producing the protein MDRTVSLQRPVDPDRTINLGSAGTAAQRAGQPDTGTAGTNAAGPSPAKGSAPAGGPVAKGAAPVSAPPSKGSAQVTGPTTARAAAPGRAAVAGSAAAGGAGSAAKAAAKAAVPGVGPVGAVEAGRYGRASVAPSTARASVPLAPPPAAPGDEVAPAEVKTGRGSRTKLVVGVLVLAVLAAAVGIVVRPGPVDGWLDALTGEPARTTPAPAPTTPEPTPTPVLVAAEADGSVPDVAAVKVALDPLVNAKALGPTVHIQVLDVASDTILYERNPTKATTPASTTKVLTAASVLAARGAAYRLETRVVAGSAPGEVVIVGGGDATLAVFEDDKDLFPGAARLDDLAAQVKKALGGVKPTRVLVDTTLFEGPETAPGWDTWDVSPGGQVARIQSLMTNAGRIEPVHNEFGGDPRFADPALSAGKLFAKMIAAPQGSVKRGTAPADASPPVEAGGTWTPGAELGRVQSPPLVQVVDWMLQQSDNVLAEVLGRQVALAAGKEASFAGAAEAMAEKLAELGLPADQAKLYDASGLSNRNGITPELLVETLELAAEGSQPALGNIFNGLPVAGWSGTLETRFATPSDNATAQGVVRAKTGSLSGVNTLAGVLVTRDRRVLAFAIMAKGGPDATAARAAIDRVAARLVDCGC; encoded by the coding sequence ATGGATCGCACCGTCAGTCTCCAGCGACCGGTCGACCCGGACCGCACCATCAACCTCGGATCGGCCGGGACCGCGGCTCAGCGTGCCGGACAGCCGGATACCGGTACAGCGGGCACGAATGCCGCCGGGCCGTCGCCGGCGAAGGGCAGTGCACCGGCCGGTGGTCCGGTGGCCAAGGGTGCGGCGCCGGTCAGCGCTCCACCGTCGAAGGGATCCGCGCAGGTCACCGGGCCGACCACGGCAAGAGCGGCGGCCCCTGGCCGTGCGGCGGTGGCGGGCAGTGCGGCGGCCGGCGGTGCTGGTTCGGCGGCGAAGGCGGCGGCGAAGGCGGCTGTGCCCGGCGTCGGGCCGGTGGGGGCGGTTGAGGCCGGGCGATATGGGCGGGCGTCGGTGGCTCCGAGTACCGCCCGGGCGAGTGTGCCCCTCGCTCCGCCGCCGGCCGCACCCGGTGACGAGGTGGCTCCGGCCGAGGTGAAAACGGGGCGCGGGTCCCGTACCAAATTGGTCGTCGGGGTTTTGGTCTTGGCGGTCTTGGCCGCCGCGGTCGGCATCGTCGTTCGGCCCGGGCCGGTCGACGGCTGGCTCGACGCACTGACCGGAGAGCCCGCCCGGACGACACCCGCACCGGCCCCGACCACGCCCGAACCGACGCCGACACCGGTCCTGGTGGCGGCCGAGGCGGACGGCTCGGTGCCGGACGTGGCCGCGGTCAAGGTGGCCCTAGACCCGCTGGTGAACGCGAAAGCACTCGGCCCCACCGTGCATATCCAGGTACTCGATGTGGCGAGCGACACAATTCTTTACGAGCGCAACCCGACGAAGGCGACCACGCCCGCCTCGACCACGAAGGTGCTGACCGCGGCGTCCGTGCTGGCCGCGCGGGGGGCCGCCTATCGGCTGGAGACCCGGGTCGTGGCCGGGAGCGCCCCGGGTGAGGTGGTGATCGTCGGCGGTGGTGACGCGACGCTGGCCGTCTTCGAGGACGACAAGGACCTGTTCCCGGGCGCCGCACGGCTGGACGACCTGGCCGCGCAGGTGAAGAAGGCGCTCGGCGGCGTCAAACCGACCCGGGTCCTGGTGGACACCACCCTGTTCGAGGGGCCGGAGACGGCGCCGGGCTGGGACACCTGGGACGTCTCCCCTGGTGGCCAGGTGGCCCGGATCCAGTCGCTGATGACGAACGCGGGCCGGATCGAGCCGGTGCACAACGAGTTCGGCGGGGATCCGCGGTTCGCCGATCCGGCGCTGTCGGCGGGCAAGCTGTTCGCCAAGATGATCGCCGCCCCGCAGGGGTCGGTGAAGCGTGGCACGGCCCCGGCCGACGCGTCGCCGCCGGTGGAAGCGGGCGGAACCTGGACGCCCGGCGCCGAGTTGGGCCGGGTGCAGTCGCCGCCGCTGGTGCAGGTGGTCGACTGGATGCTGCAGCAGAGCGACAACGTGCTGGCCGAGGTGCTGGGCCGGCAGGTGGCGCTGGCGGCCGGCAAGGAGGCGAGTTTCGCTGGTGCGGCCGAGGCGATGGCCGAGAAGCTGGCTGAGCTGGGACTTCCCGCCGACCAGGCGAAGCTGTACGACGCGAGCGGCCTCTCCAACCGCAACGGCATCACCCCGGAACTGCTGGTGGAGACTCTGGAGCTGGCCGCCGAAGGTTCGCAGCCGGCGCTCGGCAACATCTTCAACGGCCTGCCGGTGGCCGGCTGGTCCGGAACCCTGGAGACGCGGTTCGCCACACCCAGCGACAATGCCACGGCGCAGGGTGTCGTACGGGCCAAGACCGGCTCCCTGAGCGGCGTGAACACGCTGGCCGGAGTGCTGGTGACCAGGGATCGGCGGGTGCTCGCCTTCGCGATAATGGCCAAGGGCGGCCCGGATGCCACCGCGGCCCGGGCGGCGATCGACAGGGTGGCGGCCAGATTGGTGGACTGCGGCTGCTGA
- a CDS encoding zinc-dependent metalloprotease — MAQFVDWDLAAATAGALSKSGPAVSFEEATQVVSELRALTDEAAVHVAAYTGLTSQTEVPPVRVVDRKDWAKVNIAGLQRVIGPLVTRLSGDKEPSPLVDAIGSRVTGVQAGTVLAYLSGRVLGQYEVFSGDPGQLLLNAPNIVEVERKIDADPRDFRLWVCLHEVTHRTQFTAVPWMRGYFLGEVQAFVDASQGGEHVLERLRRGVATLSEALRDEESRVSVLDIVQTPAQRAVLDRLTALMTLLEGHAEFVMDGVGPEVIPSVESIRAKFNRRRESGNPLEKALRRVLGIEVKMRQYAEGRKFVHGVHERVGMAGFNKIFESPLTLPRLEELGDPDAWVARVHS, encoded by the coding sequence ATGGCGCAGTTCGTTGACTGGGATCTGGCCGCCGCAACCGCTGGCGCGCTGTCCAAATCCGGGCCCGCGGTCTCCTTCGAGGAGGCCACTCAGGTGGTGTCCGAGCTGCGGGCGCTGACCGACGAGGCGGCGGTGCACGTTGCGGCGTACACCGGATTGACCTCGCAGACCGAGGTCCCGCCGGTCCGGGTGGTGGACCGCAAGGATTGGGCGAAAGTGAACATCGCCGGCCTCCAGCGGGTGATCGGCCCGCTGGTGACCAGGCTGTCCGGTGACAAGGAGCCGAGCCCGCTGGTCGACGCGATCGGTTCGCGGGTGACCGGTGTGCAGGCCGGGACGGTGCTGGCGTACCTGTCCGGCCGGGTCCTCGGGCAATATGAGGTGTTCTCCGGCGACCCGGGTCAGCTGCTGCTGAACGCGCCGAACATCGTCGAGGTCGAGCGCAAGATCGACGCCGATCCCCGTGACTTCCGGCTCTGGGTCTGCCTGCACGAGGTGACCCACCGCACCCAGTTCACCGCGGTCCCGTGGATGCGCGGCTACTTCCTCGGCGAGGTGCAGGCGTTCGTCGACGCCTCGCAGGGCGGCGAGCACGTGCTGGAGCGACTGCGCCGCGGCGTGGCGACACTCTCCGAGGCGCTGCGTGACGAGGAGAGCCGGGTGTCCGTACTGGACATCGTGCAGACCCCGGCGCAGCGTGCCGTACTGGACCGGCTGACTGCTCTGATGACGCTGCTGGAGGGGCACGCCGAGTTCGTCATGGACGGGGTCGGCCCTGAGGTGATCCCGTCGGTCGAGTCGATCCGGGCCAAGTTCAACCGGCGTCGCGAGAGCGGCAACCCCTTGGAGAAGGCACTGCGCCGGGTGCTCGGCATCGAGGTGAAGATGCGGCAGTACGCGGAGGGCCGCAAGTTCGTCCACGGTGTGCACGAGCGGGTCGGCATGGCCGGCTTCAACAAGATCTTCGAGTCCCCGCTGACGCTGCCCCGCCTGGAGGAGCTCGGCGACCCGGACGCCTGGGTGGCGAGGGTGCACAGCTGA
- the tilS gene encoding tRNA lysidine(34) synthetase TilS yields MARIPPPVAAVRMAVRRGLADLPGDALILVACSGGADSLALASAARFGGRRVGLVTVDHGLQEGSDRRARSVAAWARDAGLDPVRIDTVSVAGLPGGPEAAARTARYEALSAAAAELGAAAVLLGHTRDDQAETVLLAMARGAGPRGLSGMPARRGVFRRPLLEVARADTRKACAALGLAPWEDPHNTDPAYARSRVRASALPALVDALGPAVLPNLARTAALVAADNAALDELSAQALESARSAAGLSVPVLAAMLPAIRGRVLHRWARELGAPGGALAYGHVVSLDALVTDWHGQGPVFLPAGIGVARRSEDLVRVVPADIS; encoded by the coding sequence ATGGCCAGGATCCCGCCGCCGGTGGCGGCAGTGCGCATGGCGGTGCGCCGGGGCCTGGCCGACCTTCCCGGGGATGCCCTGATCCTGGTGGCGTGCTCGGGTGGAGCCGATTCTCTGGCACTCGCTTCGGCGGCCCGGTTCGGTGGCCGTCGGGTCGGCCTGGTCACTGTCGACCACGGCCTGCAGGAGGGTTCGGACCGGCGTGCCCGGTCGGTGGCCGCGTGGGCCCGCGACGCCGGGCTGGACCCGGTGCGGATCGACACCGTCTCGGTGGCCGGCCTGCCCGGCGGTCCGGAGGCGGCCGCCCGCACCGCCCGGTACGAGGCGTTGAGTGCGGCCGCCGCCGAGCTGGGCGCGGCCGCGGTGCTGCTCGGGCACACCCGTGACGACCAGGCCGAGACGGTCCTGCTGGCGATGGCCCGGGGCGCCGGCCCGCGCGGGCTGTCCGGCATGCCGGCCCGGCGTGGGGTCTTCCGCCGGCCGTTGCTCGAGGTGGCCCGGGCGGACACCCGGAAGGCGTGTGCCGCCCTGGGCCTGGCGCCCTGGGAGGACCCGCACAACACCGATCCGGCGTACGCCCGCTCGCGTGTCCGTGCCTCGGCGCTGCCTGCTCTGGTCGACGCGCTCGGCCCGGCCGTGCTGCCCAACCTGGCCCGGACCGCGGCGCTGGTCGCGGCGGACAACGCGGCCCTGGACGAGTTGTCCGCGCAGGCGCTGGAGTCGGCCCGGTCGGCGGCGGGCCTGTCGGTGCCGGTGCTGGCCGCGATGCTGCCGGCGATCCGGGGCCGGGTGCTGCACCGCTGGGCGCGGGAGCTGGGGGCGCCCGGTGGGGCGCTGGCGTACGGTCATGTGGTCTCGCTGGACGCGCTGGTGACCGACTGGCACGGTCAGGGACCGGTGTTTCTGCCCGCTGGAATAGGGGTGGCACGCCGCTCGGAGGACCTCGTCCGGGTGGTTCCGGCCGATATCAGTTGA
- the hpt gene encoding hypoxanthine phosphoribosyltransferase encodes MADGSWYDTDIDHVIISEQQIREKIDELAKQVSVDHTDADGGILLVCVLKGAVMFMADFARALGKHGPSTEMEFMAVSSYGQGTTSSGVVRILKDLDRDIAGRHVLVVEDIVDSGLTLSWLMKYLESRQPASVEVVALFRKPDAVKVQVPVRYVGFDIPNEFVVGYGLDFAERYRELPYVGVLKPEVYARS; translated from the coding sequence ATGGCTGATGGCTCTTGGTACGACACCGACATCGACCACGTGATCATCTCGGAGCAACAGATCCGGGAGAAGATCGACGAACTGGCCAAGCAGGTGTCTGTGGACCACACTGACGCCGACGGCGGCATCCTGCTCGTCTGCGTGCTGAAGGGCGCGGTCATGTTCATGGCCGACTTCGCCCGTGCGCTGGGCAAGCACGGCCCCTCGACCGAGATGGAGTTCATGGCCGTCTCGTCGTACGGCCAGGGGACGACCTCGTCGGGCGTGGTCCGGATCCTGAAGGACCTGGACCGGGACATCGCCGGCCGGCACGTGCTCGTCGTCGAGGACATCGTGGACTCCGGACTGACCCTCTCCTGGCTGATGAAGTACCTGGAGTCGCGCCAGCCGGCCAGCGTCGAGGTGGTGGCGCTGTTCCGTAAGCCGGATGCGGTCAAGGTGCAGGTTCCGGTTCGCTACGTGGGTTTCGACATCCCGAACGAGTTCGTGGTCGGCTACGGCCTGGACTTCGCCGAGCGGTATCGGGAGCTGCCTTATGTGGGTGTTCTCAAGCCCGAGGTGTACGCCCGTAGCTGA
- the ftsH gene encoding ATP-dependent zinc metalloprotease FtsH, producing the protein MERTRFFRRPVVWIILVIIGVLGLSMLFTSGPSYQRVETSVALDRLNSGGIEKVVLKDKEQTLQIDLANAETFDGKSTKQIEAQYPYELTDEIFAKAEQARANKFVSGPVDATVSGDNILLSILINLLPIAILVVLLLLFMSQMQGGGSRVLNFGKSKAKMITKDTPKTTFADVAGADEAVEELQEIKDFLQNPTKYQALGAKIPKGVLLFGSPGTGKTLLARAVAGEAGVPFYSISGSDFVEMFVGVGASRVRDLFEQAKSNAPAIVFVDEIDAVGRHRGAGMGGGHDEREQTLNQLLVEMDGFDTKGGVILIAATNRPDILDPALLRPGRFDRQIPVDNPDMEGRKAILRVHAKGKPFTPDVDLDSVARRTPGFSGADLANVINEAALLTARHEKRAISNDYLEEAIDRVIAGPERRTRAMSDKEKKITAYHEGGHALVAYALPHSAPVHKVTILPRGRSLGHTLVLPTEDKYTQTRAEMIDTLAYALGGRAAEELVFHEPTTGAGNDIEKATNLAKAMVTQYGMSSKLGAVKYGTTGDEPFMGRSMGHDKAYSDAVAADIDGEVRALIELAHDEAWEILVEYRDVLDNMVLELMEKETITQEDMNRICARVAKRPPMSPFNGFGKRLPSEAPPVLTPAERDKLKAQAEADGQIAVGHNPNANGSESSN; encoded by the coding sequence ATGGAACGTACGCGTTTCTTCCGCCGCCCGGTGGTCTGGATCATTCTGGTGATCATCGGCGTACTCGGGCTGAGCATGCTCTTCACCAGTGGTCCGAGCTACCAGAGGGTCGAGACATCGGTCGCGCTTGACCGTTTGAACAGTGGTGGCATCGAGAAGGTCGTCCTGAAGGACAAGGAGCAGACGCTCCAGATCGATCTCGCCAATGCCGAGACGTTCGACGGCAAGTCCACCAAACAAATCGAAGCTCAGTATCCGTATGAGCTCACCGACGAGATCTTCGCGAAAGCCGAGCAGGCGCGGGCCAACAAGTTCGTCTCCGGCCCGGTCGACGCCACGGTCTCCGGTGACAACATTCTGCTCAGCATTCTGATCAACCTGCTGCCGATCGCGATTCTCGTGGTCCTCCTGCTGCTGTTCATGTCGCAGATGCAGGGCGGCGGCTCCCGGGTGCTCAACTTCGGCAAGTCCAAGGCGAAGATGATCACCAAGGACACGCCGAAGACCACGTTCGCCGACGTGGCGGGCGCCGACGAGGCCGTCGAGGAGCTCCAGGAGATCAAGGACTTCCTGCAGAACCCGACGAAGTACCAGGCCCTGGGCGCCAAGATCCCGAAGGGCGTGCTGCTCTTCGGCTCTCCCGGTACCGGTAAGACGCTGCTGGCCCGCGCGGTCGCCGGCGAGGCCGGAGTGCCGTTCTACTCGATCTCCGGCTCCGACTTCGTCGAGATGTTCGTCGGTGTCGGTGCGAGCCGGGTCCGCGACCTCTTCGAGCAGGCCAAGTCGAACGCTCCGGCGATCGTCTTCGTCGACGAGATCGACGCCGTCGGCCGGCACCGTGGTGCCGGTATGGGCGGTGGCCACGACGAGCGTGAGCAGACCCTCAACCAGTTGCTGGTCGAGATGGACGGCTTCGACACCAAGGGCGGCGTGATCCTGATCGCGGCGACCAACCGGCCCGACATCCTCGACCCGGCACTGCTGCGCCCGGGCCGTTTCGACAGGCAGATCCCGGTCGACAACCCGGACATGGAGGGCCGCAAGGCGATCCTGCGGGTGCACGCCAAGGGCAAGCCGTTCACGCCCGACGTCGACCTCGACTCGGTGGCCCGCCGCACTCCCGGTTTCTCCGGTGCCGACCTGGCCAACGTGATCAACGAGGCCGCGCTGCTGACCGCCCGGCACGAGAAGCGGGCGATCTCCAACGACTACCTCGAAGAGGCGATCGACCGGGTCATCGCCGGCCCCGAGCGCCGCACCCGGGCGATGAGCGACAAGGAAAAGAAGATCACCGCGTACCACGAGGGTGGACACGCGCTGGTCGCCTACGCTCTGCCGCACTCCGCCCCGGTGCACAAGGTGACGATCCTGCCGCGTGGCCGCTCGCTCGGTCACACGCTGGTCCTGCCGACCGAGGACAAGTACACGCAGACCCGGGCCGAGATGATCGACACCCTGGCGTACGCGCTGGGTGGCCGGGCCGCCGAGGAGCTCGTCTTCCACGAGCCCACCACCGGCGCCGGCAACGACATCGAGAAGGCGACCAACCTCGCCAAGGCCATGGTCACGCAGTACGGCATGAGCTCCAAGCTGGGCGCCGTCAAGTACGGCACCACCGGCGACGAGCCGTTCATGGGTCGCAGCATGGGTCATGACAAGGCGTACTCGGACGCGGTCGCCGCCGACATCGACGGCGAGGTCCGGGCCCTGATCGAGCTCGCGCACGACGAGGCCTGGGAGATCCTGGTCGAGTACCGTGACGTGCTCGACAACATGGTCCTCGAGCTGATGGAGAAGGAGACCATCACGCAGGAGGACATGAACCGGATCTGTGCCCGGGTGGCCAAGCGCCCGCCGATGTCGCCGTTCAACGGCTTCGGCAAGCGTCTGCCGTCCGAGGCCCCGCCGGTGCTCACCCCGGCCGAGCGCGACAAGCTCAAGGCCCAGGCCGAGGCCGACGGTCAGATCGCGGTCGGGCACAACCCGAATGCGAACGGGTCAGAAAGCAGCAACTGA
- the folE gene encoding GTP cyclohydrolase I FolE, with protein MSDELDYLAARLVDGKLSGTPVEHAVDLGRIEKAVREILIAVGEDPDRDGLQRTPARVARAYAELFAGLRVDPASVLTTTFEADHEELVLVRDIELHSMCEHHLLPFKGVAHIGYIPGTDGRITGLSKLARLVEVFARRPQVQERLTSQIADLLMEKLGARGAIVVLECEHLCMEMRGIRKAGARTVTSAVRGGFQTDGKVRAEVMALINAR; from the coding sequence TTGTCGGACGAACTCGACTATCTCGCCGCCCGTCTGGTCGACGGCAAGCTCTCCGGTACACCGGTCGAGCACGCCGTCGACCTCGGGCGGATCGAGAAAGCGGTCCGGGAGATCCTCATCGCCGTCGGTGAGGACCCGGACCGTGACGGTCTCCAGCGCACTCCGGCCCGGGTCGCCCGCGCCTACGCGGAACTCTTCGCCGGCCTCCGGGTCGACCCGGCCAGCGTCCTCACCACCACGTTCGAGGCCGACCACGAAGAACTCGTCCTGGTCCGCGACATCGAACTGCACAGCATGTGCGAGCACCACCTGCTGCCGTTCAAAGGCGTGGCGCACATCGGCTACATCCCCGGCACCGACGGCCGTATCACCGGCCTGTCGAAACTGGCCCGGCTCGTCGAGGTCTTCGCCCGCCGCCCGCAGGTCCAGGAACGCCTCACCTCGCAGATCGCCGACCTGCTCATGGAGAAGCTCGGCGCCCGGGGCGCGATCGTCGTCCTGGAGTGTGAGCACCTCTGCATGGAGATGCGCGGCATCCGTAAGGCCGGCGCCCGTACCGTGACGAGCGCCGTCCGCGGTGGCTTCCAGACCGACGGCAAGGTCCGCGCCGAAGTGATGGCGCTGATCAACGCCCGCTGA